From Homo sapiens chromosome 6, GRCh38.p14 Primary Assembly, the proteins below share one genomic window:
- the HUS1B gene encoding checkpoint protein HUS1B: MKFRAKITGKGCLELFIHVSGTVARLAKVCVLRVRPDSLCFGPAGSGGLHEARLWCEVRQGAFQQFRMEGVSEDLDEIHLELTAEHLSRAARSAAGASSLKLQLTHKRRPSLTVAVELVSSLGRARSVVHDLPVRVLPRRVWRDCLPPSLRASDASIRLPRWRTLRSIVERMANVGSHVLVEANLSGRMTLSIETEVVSIQSYFKNLGNPPQSAVGVPENRDLESMVQVRVDNRKLLQFLEGQQIHPTTALCNIWDNTLLQLVLVQEDVSLQYFIPAL; this comes from the coding sequence ATGAAGTTTCGCGCCAAGATCACCGGCAAAGGCTGTCTAGAGCTGTTCATTCACGTCAGCGGCACCGTCGCGAGGCTAGCGAAGGTCTGCGTGCTCCGCGTGCGCCCTGACAGCCTGTGCTTCGGCCCCGCGGGTTCCGGCGGCCTCCACGAGGCCAGGCTGTGGTGCGAGGTGCGGCAGGGGGCCTTCCAGCAGTTTCGCATGGAAGGTGTCTCGGAAGATCTCGATGAGATCCACCTGGAGCTGACGGCGGAGCACCTGTCCCGGGCGGCGAGAAGCGCAGCGGGCGCGTCCTCCCTGAAGCTGCAGCTGACCCACAAGCGCCGCCCCTCCCTCACGGTGGCGGTGGAGCTGGTCTCGTCCCTGGGCCGCGCTCGCAGCGTGGTGCACGATCTGCCCGTGCGGGTGCTTCCCAGGAGAGTGTGGCGGGACTGCCTGCCGCCCAGCCTGCGCGCCTCCGACGCGAGCATCCGCCTGCCGCGCTGGAGGACGCTGAGGAGCATCGTGGAGAGGATGGCGAACGTGGGCAGTCACGTGCTGGTGGAAGCAAACCTCAGTGGCAGGATGACCCTGAGTATAGAGACGGAGGTGGTGTCCattcaaagttattttaaaaatcttggaaACCCTCCCCAGTCGGCTGTGGGTGTGCCTGAAAACAGAGACCTGGAGAGCATGGTGCAAGTGCGGGTGGACAATCGGAAGCTTCTGCAGTTTTTGGAGGGACAGCAAATACATCCTACGACGGCCctgtgcaatatttgggacaATACTCTTCTTCAGCTTGTTTTGGTTCAAGAAGATGTCTCtcttcagtatttcattcctGCCTTGTAA